From the genome of Methanobrevibacter smithii ATCC 35061, one region includes:
- a CDS encoding ABC transporter permease has product MFKEMIKRNTSEHFLLKQLIKKNFTAKYKDSILGILWSFINPLLTMLLLTAIFSTIFSGNIANYPVYFLAGRCLFDFFSAGTKIAMNSIKGNSGILKRIFVPRYIFAFGGICSEFINFIISLIILVAVMYLTGLHLTLMSVLAIIPMIILFVMVVGIGLILSIVCTYFRDIEYLYNIFTILLMYASAIFYPAEIIPEALRQYLYLNPVYLLIDQFRDIIMYNTLPNIMSVINTSLFALIVLVAGVIIFTKYQRKITLEL; this is encoded by the coding sequence ATGTTTAAAGAAATGATTAAAAGAAATACAAGTGAGCATTTCCTACTTAAACAATTAATTAAAAAAAATTTCACTGCTAAATACAAAGATTCAATACTTGGAATCTTATGGAGTTTTATAAACCCATTGTTAACTATGCTTTTATTAACTGCAATTTTTTCAACAATATTTTCCGGAAATATTGCAAATTATCCGGTTTATTTTTTAGCAGGCCGATGTTTATTTGATTTTTTTAGTGCCGGGACAAAAATAGCTATGAATTCCATAAAAGGAAACAGCGGTATCTTAAAAAGAATATTCGTTCCAAGATACATCTTTGCTTTTGGAGGAATATGTTCAGAGTTTATCAATTTCATAATTTCATTAATAATACTTGTTGCCGTAATGTATTTAACAGGCCTTCATTTAACCTTAATGTCAGTATTAGCTATTATTCCTATGATAATACTCTTTGTTATGGTAGTGGGAATCGGATTAATATTATCAATCGTATGTACATACTTTAGAGATATTGAATACCTTTACAACATATTTACAATATTATTGATGTATGCATCCGCTATATTTTATCCTGCAGAGATTATTCCAGAAGCATTAAGACAATATTTATATCTTAATCCTGTGTATTTACTAATTGATCAATTCAGAGACATTATAATGTATAATACATTACCAAATATCATGAGTGTTATTAATACCAGTTTATTTGCTCTTATTGTATTAGTTGCCGGAGTTATAATATTTACAAAATACCAAAGGAAAATTACATTAGAATTGTAG
- a CDS encoding DapH/DapD/GlmU-related protein has protein sequence MESVSNIDQIGNLKQNNFIGRPEFVNSNVTFRGKGNLFYCEREVKLVNANIRFEGNNSLVYLSSTPNSQYPLNLQVYHDSVVFFGRDNNMTAPLNINVQEHQNLVIGDDCNIGSGTNIRTSFAYPIYLSKTKERINFPGSVLIGDHVWLGHLAYISSGVVLGSGSIVDNNAFVPPNCKGLSNSFLSGNPVQIIQENVFFTKDYLGAFSESESESVNSYVSDVFIYNVIPNESLYFPKIDETLKCLNVDDSLDFIQKLFVQNKRKNRFAIK, from the coding sequence ATGGAGTCAGTTAGTAATATTGATCAAATTGGGAATTTAAAGCAAAATAATTTTATTGGTAGACCAGAATTTGTTAATTCCAATGTTACTTTTAGAGGTAAAGGTAATTTATTTTATTGTGAACGTGAGGTTAAGTTAGTTAATGCAAATATACGTTTTGAAGGTAATAATTCGTTAGTTTATTTATCTTCCACTCCTAATTCACAATATCCTTTGAATTTACAGGTTTATCATGATTCAGTTGTCTTTTTTGGTCGTGATAATAATATGACTGCTCCTTTAAACATCAATGTTCAGGAACATCAGAATTTAGTTATTGGTGATGATTGTAATATTGGTAGTGGTACAAATATTAGAACTTCTTTTGCTTATCCGATATATTTATCCAAAACTAAAGAAAGGATTAATTTTCCGGGTTCTGTTCTTATTGGGGATCATGTGTGGTTAGGTCATTTGGCTTATATATCTTCAGGAGTTGTTTTAGGTTCTGGTTCTATTGTAGATAATAATGCATTTGTCCCTCCTAACTGTAAAGGATTGTCTAATTCTTTTTTGAGCGGTAATCCTGTACAAATTATTCAAGAAAATGTTTTTTTTACTAAAGATTATTTAGGTGCTTTCAGTGAATCAGAGTCTGAAAGTGTTAATAGTTATGTAAGTGATGTTTTTATTTATAATGTCATTCCAAATGAATCACTTTACTTTCCTAAAATTGACGAAACATTAAAATGTTTGAATGTTGATGATTCTCTGGATTTTATTCAGAAATTATTTGTCCAAAATAAAAGAAAAAATAGATTTGCAATAAAATAA
- a CDS encoding bifunctional glycosyltransferase/CDP-glycerol:glycerophosphate glycerophosphotransferase, with protein MSKVKVSVIVPVFNVRDYLSTSLDSILNQSLEDIEIICINDGSTDDSLKILENYAKKDNRIKIISKENEGQGTARNVGLDNACGEFISFVDADDFIKKDMLEKLYNKSVNGNLDLVMCKVSSFDNETHIIDDNLWYYSLKCFSGFKKEVFNNLDTKEFTSLISVTPYNKLYRRSFIEKNNIRFPEKYIFEDEVFFYNVYLKAKRISLIDENLYYYRTNRKGSTVSKGQDKDYIDVIHIFRLIRDLLVETNYINVYKKQVYNRFIHLILWRFSQTAPKYRKNFFNLMKKEFDEILDDSSKDFSLNVDELDFKIKSRTLKVLNSKNLEEFEKLDSCKPFSVIMASYNNDKYLEDAVESLTVQNFGFEHNVELIIVDDGSNDDSLKIAKKYQKNYPYNIQVISKENGGQASARNLGLEYATGDYINFLDSDDKLSPNTFKAVYDFLVKNPAVDVISIPITFFDNQKGAHILNYKYKNEKVVNLLDEPDYPQLSASSAFIKREAIGNLRFDTSLVNSEDALFVNKILIDNPKLGLVKNANYLYRKRFDESSTIDNSQKKKGFFTDRLKYYFKELIDYSVKKYDKALEFIQYTLIYDLQWMVKVEEIDNILNKDEINEFWEVFLDILSYIDEDIIKNYKTLDNNVREFLLTIKQSDLTAKTINELQLNDRLGIHRFYIDIVNIKNGFLNISGLLMSNFNPDNIEIVAKCENKEFISKRFVYPTRKPLKFLSVGYKFPYDFDLEIPVDEIKNKKVTINVLSGNESFNLPITFEKHARLSTSSNYLIKDNNIVVFKDNSFYITSYSFIKMLKLEYKCLMKIYKDRGPYYTSALAFRLTYLALYPFLKNKKIWLFMDRRNEADDNAEQLFKYALSRKDHVKKYFTVSKDSKDYSRLTNKYKNVLPFYSLKQRLIYLFADKIISSHPDENILNPFYAKNGDLYSGLITSEKYFLQHGVTKDNISKWIRKYDKDLSLILTVSPLERKSFLGEDYNYSPEIIQTLGFPRFDNLENNNLKKQILIMPSWREYLQKSEFALKNSKYFKGLNDLLNNEELIGYAKDKGYKIIFKPHPNLAKFRYLFDLDRSIIVDDKKTYQELFNESKLLITDYSSVAFDFSYLKKPVIYYQYSDDYNFDLSKSYFDYKTMGFGEVIKKEDDLIKLIKDYLDNDCEMKEVYKKRVDKFYRYNDQNNSKRVYDWIYEN; from the coding sequence ATGTCGAAAGTTAAAGTTTCTGTAATAGTTCCGGTTTTTAATGTTAGAGATTATTTATCAACATCATTAGATAGTATTTTAAACCAGAGTTTAGAAGATATTGAAATTATTTGCATTAATGATGGGTCAACTGATGATTCTTTAAAAATTTTAGAAAATTATGCTAAAAAAGATAACCGAATTAAAATAATCTCTAAAGAAAATGAAGGACAGGGAACTGCACGTAATGTTGGATTGGACAATGCTTGCGGTGAATTTATATCCTTTGTTGATGCAGATGATTTTATAAAAAAAGACATGCTTGAGAAATTGTATAATAAATCAGTTAATGGAAATTTGGATTTGGTAATGTGTAAGGTTTCTTCTTTTGATAATGAAACACATATAATTGATGATAATTTATGGTATTATTCTCTTAAATGTTTCAGCGGGTTTAAAAAAGAGGTATTTAATAATTTAGATACTAAAGAGTTCACTTCATTAATTTCGGTAACTCCTTACAACAAGTTATATCGAAGGTCTTTTATTGAAAAAAATAATATCAGATTTCCGGAAAAATATATATTTGAAGATGAAGTCTTTTTTTACAATGTTTATCTTAAAGCTAAAAGGATTTCTTTAATTGATGAAAACTTATATTATTACAGAACAAACAGAAAAGGTTCAACAGTTTCTAAAGGTCAGGATAAAGATTATATTGATGTTATTCATATTTTCAGATTAATTCGTGACTTATTAGTTGAAACTAATTATATAAATGTCTATAAAAAACAGGTTTACAACAGATTCATCCATCTTATTTTATGGAGATTCAGCCAGACAGCTCCAAAATATAGAAAAAATTTCTTTAATCTGATGAAAAAAGAATTTGATGAAATATTAGATGATAGTTCAAAAGATTTTTCATTAAATGTTGATGAACTGGATTTTAAAATAAAATCAAGAACTTTAAAAGTATTGAATTCCAAAAATCTTGAAGAATTTGAAAAATTGGATTCATGTAAGCCATTTTCAGTTATAATGGCATCTTATAATAATGACAAATATCTTGAAGATGCAGTTGAATCTTTAACAGTTCAAAATTTTGGATTCGAACATAATGTGGAACTTATTATAGTTGATGATGGAAGTAATGATGATTCTTTAAAAATAGCTAAGAAATATCAGAAAAATTATCCTTATAATATTCAGGTAATATCTAAAGAAAATGGCGGTCAGGCAAGTGCACGTAATTTAGGATTAGAATATGCTACGGGAGATTATATAAACTTCCTTGACAGTGATGATAAACTGTCTCCAAATACTTTTAAAGCAGTTTATGATTTTTTAGTGAAAAATCCTGCTGTAGATGTTATATCAATACCTATAACTTTTTTTGACAATCAGAAAGGAGCACATATTCTTAATTATAAATATAAAAACGAAAAAGTAGTTAATCTTTTAGATGAACCTGATTATCCGCAGCTTTCAGCTTCATCAGCTTTTATTAAAAGGGAAGCTATTGGTAATTTAAGATTTGATACAAGTCTTGTTAATTCAGAGGATGCATTATTCGTTAATAAAATTCTTATTGATAATCCGAAATTAGGATTAGTTAAAAATGCCAATTATTTATATAGAAAACGTTTTGATGAATCATCTACAATTGATAATTCTCAAAAAAAGAAAGGATTTTTTACAGACAGATTAAAATATTACTTTAAAGAACTTATTGACTATTCAGTTAAAAAATATGATAAAGCTCTGGAATTTATTCAGTATACTTTAATTTATGACCTTCAATGGATGGTAAAAGTTGAAGAAATTGATAATATTTTAAATAAAGATGAAATTAATGAATTTTGGGAAGTTTTTTTAGATATCTTATCTTATATTGATGAAGATATTATTAAAAACTATAAAACTTTAGATAATAATGTTCGCGAGTTTTTATTAACTATCAAACAGTCTGATTTAACTGCTAAAACAATTAATGAATTGCAGCTTAATGACCGTTTAGGTATTCACAGGTTTTACATTGACATAGTCAATATAAAAAATGGTTTTTTAAACATATCAGGTCTTTTAATGAGTAATTTTAATCCGGACAATATTGAAATAGTAGCTAAGTGTGAAAATAAGGAATTTATCTCTAAACGATTTGTTTATCCTACAAGGAAACCATTAAAATTTTTATCAGTTGGGTATAAATTTCCTTATGATTTTGATTTGGAAATTCCGGTAGATGAAATTAAAAATAAAAAAGTAACTATAAATGTTTTAAGTGGAAATGAATCATTTAATCTTCCAATTACTTTTGAAAAGCATGCAAGATTATCAACTAGCAGCAATTACTTAATTAAAGACAATAATATTGTGGTTTTTAAAGATAATTCTTTTTATATAACATCATATTCATTTATTAAAATGTTAAAATTGGAGTATAAATGTTTAATGAAAATCTATAAAGATAGAGGTCCTTATTATACTTCGGCATTGGCTTTTAGATTAACTTATCTTGCCTTATATCCATTTTTAAAAAATAAAAAAATCTGGTTATTTATGGATAGGCGAAATGAGGCTGATGATAATGCTGAACAATTATTTAAGTATGCACTATCCAGAAAAGATCATGTTAAAAAATATTTCACAGTTTCAAAGGATAGTAAAGATTATTCCAGATTAACAAACAAATATAAAAATGTTTTACCATTTTATTCACTAAAACAAAGATTAATCTATTTATTTGCAGATAAAATAATTTCTTCACATCCTGATGAAAACATTTTAAATCCTTTTTATGCCAAAAATGGAGATTTATACAGTGGACTGATTACATCAGAGAAATACTTCTTACAGCATGGAGTTACAAAAGATAATATTTCTAAATGGATTAGAAAATATGATAAGGATTTATCTTTAATTTTAACAGTTTCTCCTTTAGAAAGAAAGTCCTTTTTAGGTGAAGATTATAATTATTCTCCTGAAATTATTCAAACACTTGGATTTCCACGTTTTGATAATTTGGAAAATAATAATCTCAAAAAACAGATATTAATAATGCCTTCCTGGAGAGAATATTTGCAAAAAAGTGAATTTGCTCTTAAAAATTCCAAATACTTTAAAGGATTAAATGATTTATTAAATAATGAAGAGTTAATTGGTTATGCTAAAGATAAAGGTTATAAAATAATTTTTAAACCGCATCCGAATTTAGCTAAATTCCGATATTTGTTTGATTTAGATAGAAGCATTATTGTAGATGATAAAAAGACTTATCAAGAGCTATTTAATGAGTCAAAATTACTTATAACTGATTATTCATCTGTTGCTTTTGATTTTTCATATCTTAAAAAGCCAGTTATATATTATCAATACTCAGATGACTATAACTTTGATTTATCCAAAAGCTATTTTGATTATAAAACAATGGGCTTTGGAGAAGTTATCAAAAAAGAGGATGATTTAATAAAGCTAATTAAAGATTATTTGGATAATGATTGTGAAATGAAAGAAGTTTATAAAAAAAGAGTTGACAAGTTCTACAGATATAATGATCAAAATAACTCTAAAAGAGTTTATGACTGGATTTATGAAAATTAA
- a CDS encoding glycosyltransferase — MHLDENNGAEGKHRNIGFEEALCDFVMFLDSDDFFVENAIEVLYNQINNNV; from the coding sequence ATTCATTTAGATGAAAATAATGGTGCTGAAGGTAAGCATCGTAATATTGGTTTTGAGGAAGCATTATGTGATTTTGTAATGTTTTTAGATTCTGATGATTTTTTTGTAGAAAATGCAATTGAAGTTTTATACAATCAAATTAATAATAATGTTTAA
- a CDS encoding class I SAM-dependent methyltransferase yields the protein MHKSSFQSMEKFKDNYLNTEDSLNILDIGSYDASDTSYNYGRFLREDNWKYQGMDIQEGPNVDIVVSDIYNWIEIEDNSFDVVVSGQAFEHMEFFWKAIKEIERILKPGGLCCIIAPSAGPVHKNPYDCFRFTDNGMKQVANYVGLQILECYVNDDEISYPWYDCVLIARKQYGVNNNLEKRMDNLENKLDLILERINW from the coding sequence ATGCATAAAAGTTCGTTTCAATCAATGGAAAAATTTAAAGATAATTATTTGAACACTGAAGATTCATTAAATATTTTAGACATTGGGTCTTATGATGCTAGTGATACTTCTTATAATTACGGCAGATTTTTAAGAGAAGATAACTGGAAATATCAGGGTATGGATATTCAGGAAGGTCCTAACGTAGACATTGTTGTTTCAGATATTTATAATTGGATTGAAATTGAAGATAATTCTTTTGATGTTGTTGTTTCTGGTCAGGCTTTTGAACATATGGAATTCTTTTGGAAAGCTATAAAAGAAATTGAAAGAATCTTAAAACCTGGTGGATTATGTTGTATTATTGCTCCTAGTGCAGGGCCTGTTCACAAAAATCCTTATGACTGTTTCAGATTCACTGATAATGGTATGAAACAAGTAGCTAATTATGTAGGATTGCAAATATTGGAATGCTATGTTAATGATGATGAAATTTCTTATCCGTGGTATGATTGTGTTTTAATAGCTAGAAAACAGTATGGTGTTAATAATAATCTAGAAAAAAGAATGGATAATCTTGAAAATAAATTAGATTTAATTTTAGAGAGAATTAATTGGTGA
- a CDS encoding FkbM family methyltransferase — protein MTIKDNIFGNKKKLIQENKVLKQEIENLHKEIDSLNDKYNNLSKIRANEHTAASFCNWSYINYYFRDDFEEKFKKMVENLPKESKNYFKWLFLRSLAINYNRRETLFFDDELEKQKQWTDFKINNVSEDKIGKYNFKGGYNLHGFIDLNLSKEDKNFLENKDIIDAGAFTGDTAIPLSEVTHKNVFAFEPFEESFKLLKENVEINNISNIKPVNKSLGNINGERSLYLANDNFQGITSDSNLRKYTEELKVQEVTVDQFVKENNLDVGLITIDVEGAEKDLLSGAIETIKSQKPMLFISIYHSVEDFFEIKPWIENLDLGYKFEIIKEQPWTFIVDTILKCKINDG, from the coding sequence ATGACAATTAAGGATAACATTTTTGGAAATAAAAAAAAGCTGATTCAGGAAAATAAAGTTCTTAAACAAGAAATAGAAAATTTACATAAAGAGATTGATTCTCTTAACGATAAATATAACAATCTTAGTAAAATTAGAGCTAATGAACATACTGCAGCTAGCTTTTGTAATTGGTCTTATATAAATTATTATTTTAGAGATGATTTTGAGGAAAAATTCAAGAAAATGGTTGAAAATTTACCTAAAGAATCAAAAAACTACTTTAAATGGCTTTTTTTAAGAAGTTTAGCTATTAATTATAACAGAAGAGAAACTTTATTTTTTGATGATGAACTGGAAAAACAAAAACAGTGGACAGATTTTAAAATAAATAATGTATCTGAAGATAAAATAGGAAAATATAACTTTAAAGGTGGATATAATCTTCATGGATTTATAGATTTAAATTTAAGTAAAGAAGATAAGAATTTTCTTGAAAATAAAGATATAATTGATGCAGGAGCATTTACTGGAGATACTGCAATTCCATTATCTGAAGTTACTCATAAAAATGTTTTTGCTTTTGAACCATTTGAAGAGTCTTTTAAATTATTAAAAGAAAATGTTGAAATAAATAATATTTCAAATATAAAACCTGTAAACAAATCTTTAGGAAATATTAATGGTGAGCGAAGTTTATATTTAGCTAATGATAATTTTCAGGGGATTACATCTGATTCTAACTTAAGAAAATATACAGAAGAGCTAAAAGTTCAAGAAGTAACTGTTGATCAATTTGTCAAGGAAAATAACTTGGATGTTGGTTTGATTACTATTGATGTTGAAGGAGCGGAAAAGGATCTTTTAAGTGGAGCTATTGAAACAATAAAAAGTCAAAAACCAATGCTGTTTATTAGTATATATCATAGTGTCGAAGATTTCTTTGAAATAAAACCTTGGATTGAGAATTTAGATTTAGGTTATAAATTTGAGATTATTAAAGAACAGCCCTGGACATTTATTGTGGATACTATTTTAAAATGTAAAATAAATGATGGATAA
- a CDS encoding DUF371 domain-containing protein — translation MIFKIRTKGHKNVSSMHKSTFEITKDPEIGPTADCIVGVAMDNSMDDFSDEFKAKIANKNTKITVILDTENGHDEIVGFGHEDLTLTHPTDIVCRTSDYVCSRTLMINADKAARDLDLDLIEDLKNEKEMEVTIILD, via the coding sequence ATGATTTTTAAAATTAGAACTAAAGGTCACAAAAATGTATCTTCCATGCACAAATCCACTTTTGAAATAACTAAAGATCCAGAAATTGGACCTACTGCAGATTGTATTGTTGGAGTGGCTATGGATAATTCCATGGATGATTTTTCAGATGAGTTTAAAGCTAAAATAGCTAATAAAAACACTAAAATAACTGTTATATTAGATACTGAAAACGGCCATGATGAGATTGTCGGCTTTGGTCATGAAGATTTGACTTTAACTCATCCGACAGATATTGTCTGCAGAACCAGTGATTATGTCTGTTCCCGTACTTTAATGATAAATGCAGACAAAGCTGCCAGAGATCTTGATTTGGATTTAATTGAAGATTTGAAAAATGAAAAAGAAATGGAAGTTACAATTATTCTAGACTGA
- a CDS encoding ABC transporter ATP-binding protein, translating into MKKNLRFKNNINSDSNNQNRNFNQRKQPKEVIFDLQDDYNRIPNDMQQPKSLHPNGWQPSKNNEVPDYIEPIHNNILEKETAKQHQDVDNLVSQFIPDYHEKVAVELKNVSLSFKISNDKIDNLKEYVIRTIKRNKEKSRKFKALDNVSFKIYQGEKVGVIGFNGAGKSTLLKIVSGVYDCDSGEVTTNGIIAPLLSLGAGFDYNYSGKDNIFLNGAILGYTEKFLKSKYNEIVEFSELEEFINFPVKNYSSGMLAKLGFSIATVVNPDILIIDEILSVGDVKFQKKSNDKLKSLMGSGTTVLLVSHSIQQIRNICDKALWINEGKVVAFDEVNKVCDAYLKAAQSASKDQLKNISLE; encoded by the coding sequence ATGAAAAAGAATTTAAGATTTAAAAATAATATAAATAGTGATTCCAACAATCAAAACAGAAATTTTAATCAGAGAAAACAACCAAAAGAAGTTATCTTTGACCTGCAAGATGATTACAACAGAATCCCAAATGATATGCAACAGCCTAAATCTCTACACCCTAATGGTTGGCAGCCATCAAAAAATAATGAAGTTCCAGATTACATCGAACCAATTCATAATAATATATTAGAAAAAGAAACTGCAAAACAACATCAGGATGTTGATAATCTAGTTTCACAATTTATTCCAGACTATCATGAAAAAGTTGCAGTTGAACTTAAAAATGTTTCTTTAAGTTTTAAAATATCTAATGATAAAATTGACAATTTAAAGGAATATGTAATACGTACTATTAAAAGAAACAAAGAAAAAAGCAGAAAATTCAAAGCTCTTGATAATGTTTCATTTAAAATCTACCAGGGAGAAAAAGTTGGAGTAATCGGTTTTAACGGTGCTGGAAAAAGTACTTTACTTAAAATAGTATCTGGTGTTTATGACTGTGACAGTGGAGAAGTAACTACTAACGGAATAATCGCACCGTTACTTTCTTTAGGTGCCGGTTTTGATTATAACTATTCAGGAAAAGACAACATCTTTCTAAATGGTGCTATTTTAGGATATACTGAAAAATTTTTAAAATCAAAATATAATGAAATTGTTGAATTTTCAGAACTTGAAGAGTTTATTAACTTTCCTGTTAAAAACTATTCCTCAGGAATGCTTGCAAAACTTGGTTTCTCAATAGCTACTGTTGTAAATCCGGATATTTTAATTATTGATGAAATTCTGTCTGTCGGTGATGTTAAATTCCAGAAAAAAAGTAATGATAAACTTAAATCACTAATGGGCTCAGGTACTACTGTTTTACTTGTATCACACTCAATTCAACAAATCAGAAACATATGTGATAAAGCATTATGGATTAATGAAGGAAAAGTTGTAGCTTTTGATGAAGTAAATAAAGTCTGTGACGCTTATCTTAAAGCAGCACAAAGTGCAAGTAAAGACCAGCTTAAAAACATCAGTCTAGAATAA
- a CDS encoding ISNCY-like element ISM1 family transposase produces MTKQNKSALNSNIDFIQLKLYDFFDEKIDQEKIISKRLNKTPNFENTNHKLFLDENNTFKYDNPICPVCGSHKIIKKGTIKKNKQNTNGKTTEFKEQQYQCKKCGKKFGIYNNPLIGENKQFLQEIMDKIPGIMKIGYQSLRKISKYFEIFLGIRISHQTIKNWSDKNHEESISNEKFEYSGYYLYDEQFLRLNGTRHYRLTLFDAILNIPVTERIVRRRIPKNTKKFILESTENKPFICLTTDLFPMYRNVADEIEVKHQLCIFHLFQTINHKLKVYCRRNKINGKQRDHIYENAQELKNCFRQNSKKEAIEQFKQYLQKYTAIPVVLKDFIRKHIINHFHRYVEYLDDENIEKTSNKVENYYRQTNPEKIKKIYKTKNGILTFLDYQMQNWTEKHIKIK; encoded by the coding sequence ATGACCAAACAAAACAAATCTGCCCTCAATAGTAATATAGACTTCATACAACTTAAACTTTATGATTTTTTTGATGAAAAAATTGATCAAGAAAAAATTATTTCAAAAAGATTGAATAAAACACCTAATTTTGAAAATACTAATCATAAACTATTTTTAGATGAAAATAATACTTTTAAATATGATAATCCCATTTGTCCAGTTTGTGGAAGCCACAAAATAATCAAAAAAGGCACAATAAAGAAAAACAAACAAAATACTAATGGAAAAACAACAGAATTCAAAGAACAGCAATATCAATGCAAAAAATGTGGAAAAAAATTCGGAATATACAATAATCCATTAATTGGTGAAAATAAACAATTTTTACAAGAAATAATGGATAAAATTCCAGGAATAATGAAAATAGGGTACCAATCACTTCGTAAAATAAGTAAATACTTTGAAATATTCCTTGGAATCAGAATATCTCATCAAACAATCAAGAACTGGTCTGACAAAAATCACGAAGAAAGCATCAGCAATGAAAAATTTGAATATTCTGGCTATTATTTATATGATGAGCAATTTTTAAGACTTAATGGAACTAGACACTACAGATTAACTTTATTTGATGCAATACTCAATATTCCAGTCACAGAACGAATAGTACGTCGCAGAATACCAAAAAACACGAAAAAATTTATCTTAGAATCAACAGAAAATAAACCATTCATTTGCCTAACAACCGATTTATTCCCAATGTATCGTAATGTAGCAGATGAAATAGAAGTAAAACATCAATTGTGCATATTTCATCTGTTTCAAACAATAAACCATAAATTAAAAGTATATTGTAGAAGAAACAAGATTAATGGAAAACAAAGAGACCATATTTACGAAAATGCACAAGAATTAAAAAACTGTTTCAGACAAAACTCAAAAAAAGAAGCAATAGAACAATTTAAACAATATTTACAAAAATATACGGCCATACCAGTTGTTTTAAAAGATTTCATAAGAAAACATATCATAAATCACTTCCACAGATACGTAGAATATCTTGATGATGAAAATATAGAAAAAACATCAAATAAAGTCGAAAATTACTACAGACAAACCAATCCTGAAAAAATAAAGAAAATATACAAAACCAAAAATGGAATCCTGACATTTTTAGACTATCAAATGCAAAATTGGACTGAAAAACACATTAAAATCAAATAA
- a CDS encoding methyltransferase domain-containing protein, with amino-acid sequence MHKSSHDKMSWFKNTYLNDNDFLDILDVGSLDTSGTNYNYKSIFNSSNWTYQGLDFEKGANVDIVVDDIYNWYEVEDNSYDVVVSGQFFEHLGFFWLTMAEIDRVLRPGGFCCIIAPSGGPKHGDADTDCYRFYEDGMSALAKYVDFEVIHVSTNADAKPWCDTCLVAKKTGSLVNSGDNLERRMNNLENKLDAILNSIKK; translated from the coding sequence ATGCATAAGTCTAGTCATGATAAAATGAGTTGGTTTAAAAATACTTATCTTAATGATAATGATTTTTTAGATATATTGGATGTTGGTTCTTTAGATACAAGTGGTACTAATTATAATTATAAATCTATTTTTAATAGTTCTAATTGGACTTATCAGGGTTTAGATTTTGAAAAAGGGGCTAATGTGGATATTGTTGTTGATGATATTTACAATTGGTATGAAGTTGAAGACAATAGCTATGATGTTGTTGTTTCAGGTCAATTTTTTGAACATTTAGGTTTCTTCTGGCTTACAATGGCTGAAATTGACAGAGTTTTAAGGCCTGGTGGTTTTTGCTGTATTATTGCTCCTAGTGGAGGACCTAAACATGGTGATGCAGATACTGACTGCTATCGTTTTTATGAAGATGGTATGAGTGCATTAGCTAAATATGTTGATTTTGAAGTTATTCATGTTTCTACAAATGCTGATGCTAAACCTTGGTGTGATACATGTCTTGTTGCTAAAAAAACAGGTTCTTTAGTAAATAGTGGAGATAATTTAGAAAGAAGAATGAATAATCTTGAAAATAAATTAGATGCGATTCTAAATTCAATTAAAAAATAA